Proteins co-encoded in one Haloarcula sp. DT43 genomic window:
- a CDS encoding FAD-binding and (Fe-S)-binding domain-containing protein gives MAIDNVEDTWSAQELDLDRPDVDEYRDLAAELRSRVSGGVEFDEYARILYATDGSIYRAEPAGVVYPTDVDDVRAAVEVATDHGVPVMPRGTGSSLAGQTVGPGCVVLDMSRHMDGILDVRPDEQTAHIQPGVVQDHLDDALAEYGLKFAPDPASSNRASVGGGIGNNSTGAHSVRYGITDAYTDAVKAVLSDGSLIHAREVVIDSPEWEDIVSKDDREADIYRTVREIVEENAEEIEARYPELKRRVSGYNLDRVVYENDDGDRVMNLAKLFVGSEGTLGVIVEAELSLVTVPEETALALYCFDTLADAMKAVPVALEYDVSAVELMDDEVFRLAAGSDGYAEYVEPIPDRAAAALMLEYDSELHDDFEAAIARTNERFLDEGAAFEVVEAYTEEDQDDLWKLRKAAIPLLMSMDGDPKPYPFIEDATVPPAELAEYVEKFEAILADHDTSAAYFAHAGSGTLHIRPILNLKEMSGIEDMHSIADDVTDLVLEHNGSFSGEHGDGMARTEFNPKMYGDDLWDAFKEVKTAFDPQWWLHPGNVVYRDGPDDIGPDAERGVGADMRENLRYGPEYQSLEPQTTLDFEDEGGFSHLVELCNGCGTCRQTDGDVMCPTYRASEEEVQTTRGRANLLRSAISGDLDEGEMHSDRFQEEVLDLCVGCKGCKSDCPTGVDMAKLKTELKHQHHQAEGTSLRERLFANIDTASKIGSALAPVSNWATDIPGARAVMQRVFGIAPERELPTFRRETLRDWFDARGGSAVSRAEADRKALLFPDTYTNYSYPAAGKAAVETLEAAGVHVAIPDDTAPSGRAAYSSGMLDLARERAEANTNRLAGRVDDDWDVVFVEPSDAVMFQDEYRDLLDGPAVSQVADSAYGVLEYLDTYRLDDALPVEDRSLGAAGAVSYHGHCNQKGTNKDHHAVGVMRRVGYEVDPLDSTCCGMAGSFGYHDEHYDLSKTIGRLLFDKVDESDGDRVVAPGGSCRSQLGDRDGVDDIPPHPIEVVAERVSDATTGSV, from the coding sequence ATGGCGATTGACAACGTCGAGGACACCTGGTCAGCACAGGAACTGGACCTCGACCGACCGGACGTGGACGAATATCGGGACCTGGCGGCGGAACTCCGCTCGCGGGTCTCCGGTGGGGTCGAGTTCGACGAGTACGCGCGGATTCTGTACGCGACCGACGGGAGCATCTATCGGGCCGAACCGGCCGGGGTCGTGTATCCGACCGACGTCGACGATGTGCGGGCGGCCGTCGAGGTGGCGACGGACCACGGCGTCCCGGTGATGCCCCGCGGGACCGGGTCGTCGCTCGCGGGCCAGACTGTCGGGCCGGGCTGTGTCGTCCTTGACATGTCCCGACACATGGACGGCATTCTCGACGTCCGCCCGGACGAACAGACCGCGCACATCCAACCGGGCGTGGTGCAGGACCACCTTGACGACGCCCTGGCCGAGTACGGCCTGAAGTTCGCGCCGGACCCCGCGTCGTCGAACCGCGCCTCGGTCGGCGGCGGCATCGGCAACAACTCCACCGGGGCCCACTCGGTTCGGTACGGCATCACCGACGCCTACACGGACGCGGTGAAGGCCGTTCTCTCGGACGGGTCGCTCATCCACGCCCGCGAGGTGGTCATCGACTCGCCGGAGTGGGAGGACATCGTGAGCAAGGACGACCGCGAGGCCGACATCTACCGGACGGTCCGCGAAATCGTCGAGGAGAACGCCGAGGAAATCGAGGCCCGCTACCCCGAGCTCAAGCGCCGGGTGTCGGGCTACAACCTCGACCGCGTCGTCTACGAGAACGACGACGGGGACCGGGTCATGAACCTCGCGAAGCTGTTCGTCGGCAGCGAGGGGACGCTGGGCGTCATCGTCGAGGCCGAACTCTCGCTGGTGACGGTCCCCGAGGAGACGGCGCTGGCGCTGTACTGCTTCGACACGCTCGCGGACGCGATGAAGGCCGTCCCGGTCGCGCTCGAGTACGACGTCAGCGCGGTCGAGTTGATGGACGACGAGGTGTTCAGGCTCGCGGCCGGCTCCGACGGCTACGCCGAGTACGTCGAGCCGATTCCCGACCGTGCGGCGGCGGCGCTGATGCTCGAATACGACTCGGAACTGCACGACGACTTCGAGGCGGCCATCGCTCGGACCAACGAGCGGTTCCTGGACGAGGGGGCGGCCTTCGAGGTCGTAGAAGCCTACACCGAAGAAGACCAGGACGACCTCTGGAAGCTCCGGAAGGCGGCGATTCCGCTCCTGATGTCGATGGACGGCGACCCCAAGCCGTACCCGTTCATCGAGGACGCGACGGTCCCGCCCGCCGAACTGGCCGAGTACGTCGAGAAGTTCGAGGCGATACTGGCCGACCACGACACCTCCGCCGCGTACTTCGCCCACGCGGGGTCGGGGACGCTCCACATCCGCCCGATTCTCAATCTGAAGGAGATGTCGGGCATCGAGGACATGCACTCCATCGCCGACGACGTGACCGACCTCGTGCTGGAACACAACGGGTCGTTCTCCGGCGAGCACGGCGACGGGATGGCCCGGACCGAGTTCAATCCCAAGATGTACGGGGACGACCTCTGGGACGCGTTCAAAGAGGTCAAGACGGCCTTCGACCCGCAGTGGTGGCTCCACCCCGGCAACGTCGTCTACCGCGACGGGCCGGACGACATCGGCCCCGACGCCGAGCGAGGCGTCGGCGCGGACATGCGCGAGAACCTCCGGTACGGCCCCGAGTACCAGTCCCTGGAGCCACAGACGACGCTCGACTTCGAGGACGAGGGCGGCTTCTCACACCTCGTCGAGCTGTGTAACGGCTGTGGCACCTGCCGACAGACCGACGGAGACGTGATGTGTCCGACCTATCGCGCCTCCGAGGAGGAGGTCCAGACGACGCGCGGGCGGGCGAACCTCCTCCGGTCGGCTATCAGCGGGGACTTAGACGAGGGCGAGATGCACTCGGACCGCTTCCAGGAGGAGGTGCTCGACCTCTGTGTCGGCTGTAAGGGCTGCAAGAGCGACTGTCCGACCGGCGTCGACATGGCCAAGCTCAAGACCGAACTGAAACACCAGCACCACCAGGCAGAGGGGACCAGCCTCCGAGAGCGGCTGTTCGCCAACATCGACACCGCCTCGAAAATCGGGTCGGCGCTGGCACCGGTCTCGAACTGGGCGACGGACATCCCGGGCGCGCGGGCGGTCATGCAGAGGGTGTTCGGCATCGCGCCGGAGCGGGAACTCCCGACCTTCCGGCGGGAGACGCTCCGGGACTGGTTCGACGCGCGCGGCGGCTCGGCCGTCTCGCGGGCCGAAGCGGACCGCAAGGCGCTCCTGTTCCCCGACACGTACACGAACTACTCGTACCCGGCCGCCGGCAAGGCCGCCGTCGAGACCCTCGAAGCCGCTGGCGTCCACGTCGCCATCCCGGACGACACCGCGCCGTCCGGGCGGGCCGCGTACTCCTCCGGGATGCTGGACCTGGCGCGTGAGCGCGCCGAGGCGAACACGAACCGGCTCGCAGGGCGTGTCGACGACGACTGGGACGTCGTGTTCGTCGAGCCCTCCGACGCGGTGATGTTCCAGGACGAGTACCGCGACCTGCTCGACGGCCCTGCGGTCTCGCAGGTGGCCGACAGCGCCTACGGCGTGCTGGAGTACCTCGACACCTACCGGCTCGACGACGCCCTGCCGGTCGAGGACCGGTCGCTCGGAGCCGCCGGCGCGGTCAGCTACCACGGCCACTGCAACCAGAAGGGGACCAACAAGGACCACCACGCCGTCGGCGTGATGCGACGGGTCGGCTACGAGGTCGACCCGCTGGACTCGACGTGCTGTGGCATGGCCGGGAGCTTCGGTTACCACGACGAGCACTACGACCTGTCGAAGACCATCGGGCGGCTGCTGTTCGACAAGGTCGATGAGAGCGACGGCGACCGCGTCGTCGCGCCGGGCGGGTCCTGCCGCTCGCAACTGGGCGACCGCGACGGCGTCGACGACATCCCACCCCATCCCATCGAGGTCGTCGCCGAGCGAGTGTCGGACGCGACGACGGGGTCGGTGTGA
- a CDS encoding VOC family protein codes for MVSASVLHMCLNVADAAESIAFYEQFGFEESWQFTTPDGETTNYYVADDSGVELQLSETEGETSFEMGTGWDHLALGVDDVDATVERIDHHGVVKEPGPQPEAGAYTAFVADPDGHHVELIEPLDD; via the coding sequence ATGGTCAGTGCAAGCGTGCTCCACATGTGCCTGAACGTCGCCGACGCGGCGGAATCGATTGCGTTCTACGAACAGTTCGGCTTCGAGGAGTCCTGGCAGTTCACCACGCCGGACGGCGAGACGACGAACTACTACGTGGCCGACGACAGCGGTGTCGAACTACAGCTCTCGGAGACGGAAGGTGAGACGAGCTTCGAGATGGGGACCGGCTGGGACCACCTCGCGCTCGGCGTCGACGACGTCGACGCGACGGTCGAGCGCATCGACCACCACGGGGTCGTCAAAGAGCCAGGCCCACAGCCGGAAGCCGGCGCGTACACGGCCTTCGTCGCGGACCCCGACGGTCACCACGTCGAACTCATCGAACCGCTCGACGACTGA